GCTGGCCGCGGTGCGAGACGGCGGCGTAGATGTAGGCGCGCTCGAGCAGCTCGGTGTCGGCCTCGGGGTGGTACGCGAGGACCTGCTCGATGATCTCGCCGATGCGGTACATGCCCGGGCACACCTCCGCCGCCGTGTCCGGGCGCCAAACGCCCGGTTTTCGGTCACTCTAGCCTCAGGGTGAGGCCGAACGCAAGGCGCGACAGGCTGAGGCGGCTTCGGGGTCCTGTAGCGCCGGGCAAGGTCGCTGATTGACATCGCCTCTCGGCCGGCGCTTCCATAGGGGGCGTTGCCCCCTGATGGCGCGGCTACCGCCGCTGTCACCCCCAAGTCACGGGCATCGTGTATGTTGACAGCGCCGACGCGTCCGGCGAGGATTTGTCGCCATGGATACGGCCGCGCCAGAGCCTTTCACGCCGGGGACGCTCGCGGCCTCCGTCGCCGCCGTGACGGAGGCCGCGCTCGCCTCCGGGGCGCTGCTGCCGATCGCCACCGGCGTGACGTGGATCGAGGACGGCGGCGTGCGTTTCCTCGTCCGGGTGCTCACCAACCTTGCCCGCAAGGACGAGGATCGCTGGCGCCGCGAGAAGGATGCGGCGACCGGCGCGCCGCCGGTCAACCCGTTCCTGCCCTACGATCCGGCCCTGTTCGTCGCGGGCGTCTCGCCATCTCACGTCGCGATCCTCAACAAGTTCAACGTCGTCGAGCGCCACGTGCTGGTGGTGACGCGGCGCTTCGAGGACCAGCGCGCGCTGCTGACGCCCGCGGACTTCGAGGCGCTCTGGCGCTGCCTCGCCGAGTACCCGGCGCTCGGCTTCTACAACGGGGGCGCGGAGGCCGGCGCGAGCCAGGCCCACAAGCACCTGCAGCTCGTGCCGCTCCCGCTGGCGGCGGAGGGGCCGCCCGTGCCGATCGACCCGCTCATCGCCCGGGTGCACCCGGGCTCGCCGGGCCAGGCGGGGGAGCTGCCGGGGTTCGGCTTCCTCCACGCATTCGCGCGGCTCGGGGGCGACGGGGGAGGGGATCCGGGCGCGCGCGCCCGAGCGGCCTGGCAGACCTACCGGGCGCTCCTCGCCGACGTCGGGCTGCGCGCGCCATCCGGCGGCGATGCGCCCGAGATGCAGGACGGCCCGTACTGCCTGCTGGTCACGCGCGAATGGATGCTTGTGGTACCGCGGTCGCGGGAGCACTTCAGGTCGGTGTCGATCAACTCCCTCGGCTACGCCGGCGCGCTGCTGGTGCGCACGGAGGAGGAACTGGCGATCCTGCGGCAGGTGGGGCCGCTGGCGGCCCTGCGGGAGACGGCGCTGCCGCCGCGTCCCTGATCCGGGCCGCCCGGGCTAGCGCTTCCCGCGCTTCTTCGTGCGCGAGGACTGCTTCGTCGCGCGCGCTTTGGCTGGGGCGGCCTTGCCGGCCGTGCCTTTCGCCGGGGCGGCCTTCGCGCGAGCGGCGGCCCGGGGCTTCTTCGGCGCCGCCGCCTGAGCCTTCCTGGTCGTCGCGGTCTTCGGTGCGGTCGCCGTGGGCTTCTGCTGCGGCTGCGCCTCGCCCCTCAGCAGCGCGCGCAGGCCCTCGACGTCGAAATCGTCAGCGTCGACCATTGCCGGCCTCCTCTCAGCCGCTCGAACCGCGGCTGCCCGCTGCCGGGCGGCGCAGCCAGTCGCCCGAGGCGATCCGCGGGTGCTTCGGGCCGCCGGCCCATAGGTAGGTCCACGCGAGCTGGGCCCGGGCCTCGCCGGTGTCCACCATGATCAGCGCCCGGCGGAAGAGCGCCCGCGAGGCCTCGAAGCCCTCGAAGCCCTCGACGCCGTCGAGGTGGGCGAAGGCCAGCGGCACGTCGCGCAGCTCGACCAGTTCTCCGTGGACGGTCCCCTCCG
This bacterium DNA region includes the following protein-coding sequences:
- a CDS encoding phosphorylase: MDTAAPEPFTPGTLAASVAAVTEAALASGALLPIATGVTWIEDGGVRFLVRVLTNLARKDEDRWRREKDAATGAPPVNPFLPYDPALFVAGVSPSHVAILNKFNVVERHVLVVTRRFEDQRALLTPADFEALWRCLAEYPALGFYNGGAEAGASQAHKHLQLVPLPLAAEGPPVPIDPLIARVHPGSPGQAGELPGFGFLHAFARLGGDGGGDPGARARAAWQTYRALLADVGLRAPSGGDAPEMQDGPYCLLVTREWMLVVPRSREHFRSVSINSLGYAGALLVRTEEELAILRQVGPLAALRETALPPRP